One Aegilops tauschii subsp. strangulata cultivar AL8/78 chromosome 2, Aet v6.0, whole genome shotgun sequence genomic window, GGGGTAgacgaggaaggatctctggaaTTGCTATTATATACTTGTTACTATATGATATGTTACTCTACTCTCTTCTGTTGCTgtaagatgctagtctttgataggctaggcctttTCCTCCATTTTGGCAATTCTGCAGTATAGTCCACAGATACATCCCCTTCCCCTTAATACttatgcatacttagtatagatctatTGTAAGTCTTGCAGGTACTTTGAATGAGTACTCACGATCGCTTTGCTACATTTTTCCCTCTATCCGATTGCTGCGATCAGATGACGGAGCCCATGAGACAGCTGATTCCGGCGACGACTACTACTACACCGACGGAGCCTACTACTTCGTGGAGAccgacgacgaggagtagttcaGAGGCTCTCAAGCAAGAGACCTACGCCTTTTCAATATAGatgtcattttttgctcaacctTCTTAAGACAAACTTGTCTaattatgtctatactcagatattgttgctttcactgacttatgtattcgagccttcgtggccctggcttgtaatataaagctttatGTTTGAATTTGTGTCttgagttgtgttgtgatatcttcccgtgagtctctgatcttgatcgtgcgcatttgcgtgtatgattagtgcacGATTAAGTCGGGAGAGTCACAGTCTCCTTCGGGTCCATGGTTCGATGgcgggagggaagaagagagtGGGGAACATGCCGGGAATTTGGTGAAGAGTGGCAAGATGGAATAATTGAATAAGAGAGTGTGGGATTTTGCCATGAAAACAgtgcgggcggttacaaaagcgcTGGCTCTGCCTATGTTTTTGTTAGGCCGAGGGTGTCGGAGTCCTATGTGGCTTGTGTTCGGACACCGGCAAAGCCCCCCTCTCCCTAGTTTGATTCGACTTTGCGGGAAAATTATGGTCCAGACTACTCCGCGAACCGATGGGGTCGACGTTGGATGGCTTGCAGGGTTCGGATGGATAAAGACGGTTTGAgggtcggcgttggagatgccctaaaaCCAAAGAGTAAACCTTCATGGTAGGGAATTCCCCCTTGCATGAGCCACAACCCCCCTCCTAGCCCAACTAGGAGCCAATAGACTCATGGACCAAAGATCGCCTACCCTCCAACCTCCTCATTTTAAGGGTAGCTTGGGCCATTTTTCAAGGGCACCTAGGTTATAAGCCCCATGGGCATGTAACTCATTCACTCCCACCTACATAAACTCACGAGGAGAACCACCATCCCTCCATAGGACCAAGGTTTGCAGGGTAGGAATTGGAGTCTGAGGGATCTAGTAAGGATCAGGCCGCCGAGGGTAATTGGGACTTCGGGAGCAGCAATGTTCTAAACGTTCAATGCGCCAAAAACCTTTGTTGGTGATTCTTCTCATGGGATGTAGGTCACGCTCCAACGAGGCGACTAGAcctatttaaaaaatattttgtGGCGTCGGTGTATCACGACTTTCATAATAAGAGCGTTGTACACACCCCGGATAACATTTCACTAACCATACTACTAAGTATGCCCCTAAAGACTTTATTCCTATTTTTAGATTTCATAATGAGTTGATGATTTAAGCTAGAAAGCTGGTAGATAGCAGAGATTTAGAATGTACTCAACTAGAAAAATGACTTTCACACTCCATAACCAGCTCAATTCAACAATCAAACAACCCTATTTAAATGGTTACCTATATGGCTATATGTGTCGTATAGGCTTCACAAAACGCCTAGTTTGTCATGTAATGTGACCTTAATAGTGACACATCACCATTTACAACTAGTACGGATGTCCATCTACTGTTGAGAGCGCTATACTCACAGCCTTCATGTCCCATATAGAACGCATTTCATATATGCGCTTGAGGCCATATTGACGGTTATTATGGCTGGGACCCTATGGCGACTCTGCTAGAGGTGGTCTAAGGACATCACAATGGCATACCTCATATCACCTCCCTCTATGTTCAATATTTTATATTATTAAAACAAAGTCTAAAATATATACGTAAACAATCCTAATTTTTTTGTCTTATCCGCATTAGAAAATGGAGTAATAAATAATTTAGAATTTCGATCTTTTAGTATCTAAGTACAAGTgctaagaaaaataaaaaaatgattgATTTGCAGCAATAGATGTCTTTCGCATGAAACTAAAGAATaggtttttcttttttgaacGGCGGTTCCAAAAATGGTACTCCAAGTTGAAAAAGTGTATTCGTAAAAATACCTGGAACAAACATACTTAATTTTCCATAGTACAATCTTATTCTTTAATAAAATCACGATCATTTTCTAGTGGCAGTGAGGATTGAAAACAAAAGGGTTTTCATGGGcaacaaacaaacaaataaaGATGTTTTGAAATAATATGAAATGACTTATCAAAAAAGATTTTGAGTTATTCAATAATAATTTGGATTCTTCTTTGAATGCACTTCTATGTGTCGAATTACTTGGCACAATATTCTCATAACAAATATGTCTGATATAGAATCCGTATAATAAAACACGAGGATTATATATGTGAAAATTATGAATAGTGGAGTATTTTTACAATAGGACTTACAACTTCAGCCCATTTCTTTCTGAACAACAAATGTACAATGATGTACCATTTGTCCAGCTCCCATTTTTGTCCGACCTATGTTTGCCCATTTACATTTTTTTGAACCAAAATGAATAGTCAAAATACATGGTATAAACATATACAAATAATTAGTTTAAATttataagtacatagttcaaacATAAATATTGATTTGAAGTACATAGTTTAGGAATTAAAAAAATCATATGACAATGCAAATATAATGGTTTTCATGATGCATTCATAAATGCTCCACATGATCGTTGTCACATGACCGTTGAGAAGTTAATTTTTTTTGCGGAATAATGATTTGAAGTATATTGAGAAGTTGTTGATGTACTTCTCGATCTCGAAGTTGTTGGCGCATCTTGAGAAAATGTGCAACTTGCTTTTCCTCTTGTCCAGGGAGGTGGAGATGTTCTCCAGGCTATTCAAAATCAATATGGCATACACCGTCGTCCTCATCCAGACATCCTTCACGCTTATGTTGTGCATTATTACACATGCAGTCATCACCCCCACGATGTTTGCAGTCCATGAAAGATATTCCAGTGACTTTGGAGCACATCAATCTCTCCTCCGCATTATTCGTAACAACTCCTTGCATTTGGGCAAAGAGAGATTTTTTTTTTGGTTATCACAGGGGGCTCGAAGATCGTCTTCACAACGTCATCCACTGAGAATACATATCATCAGTAAGATAGTATTGTGTGGTGTGGTTGTTCCCATTGATGGTGTACATGCATACCGCACAAGTAGGTTACTTATTCGGGGCTTCCTCTCAGTTAATTTGCTCTCAGCTGCTCCCGGACCATGAATATTAATCGGGCTGTGTGCAAAAAAAAAGGAAGCACTGACTTTTCTTCCTTCCCGTGCTGTTCGAGCAAGACAGAGACACGTGAAAGAAGTAATCGTCCCGGCCACAGATGAAGCAGGCTGTCCTAGGACAGTTGGACTCAGTAACGACAAATTCTGTAGCAATTTTGTGAATTTACTTGTAGCAATTTTGTAGGGCAAATTGGTACCAGAATCACTGATGAGTTTTCCTAGTTTttcagtactagtactactgtataGCCTTCGATTCGGCAAGAGCAGTACGCAGGCCATCAGCGTCTGACCATATATGTTGGCGCAGCGGCGCAGGGCAACGACCAGGCAGAGGTCAGAGGCCAGAATAGCCAGACCAGAGCAGCAGTCCGATGGAGTCAGATCTTGTAGATAAATGTTGGGTGGCCCAACGCCTCCAACCCAACCATCACGAAACCGGGTGCGGCCGCCAGCGTAGGTACGTGCAGCTACAGGGTGCTTGACCTGATCAAAGCTCGCAGCCGCTGGCCAGTTTCACCCATGCATCTACCTGCGTTGGCTTTGCCTGGCCTGATGCTAATGCCGTTTTGGCACCAACCTCTCCTCTCTCACACGTCCCGCTCAGCTGGCGGTACCTCCCCACCAAATCAAggctacgtctacgtacgtacgTCCTCTCTGTTGCATGCACTGCACGCACACGCATGCTACACTGTTTCCTCATGCGAGCTAGCCAGCCCGCGAACCTGCATGCACACTCAGAACCTGCGAGTAAATAAAATCGATCAAGCATGGCTCACCTAGCCAAGCAAGCCGGGCGTACCGTGTGGTAGAGTGGTGCAGGGCGTACCACGGTCAGGCGCATGCGCCGTGCGCCTTCAATGCGCGCGCATTGAATACCTCCCCGGTCCCCCATTGTTAGGTGCGAGACCAGCCGCGAGCGGCACGCGGCGCGCTCCCGCGCGCGCACCGTCGCGCGCCCGGGCATGCGCCTGCATGCAAAGCCGGCGCCACTGACGCGCCGCTGGTTCGGTTCGGAGCGGAGCGGTCCGCCCGCCCGCCCGCCCAACGGCTCCAGCGGCGATTAATGGCCTGACCCGGACGTTCCCCCCCACGGTGGTGACCTGCACGTCAAACCTTCTTCATGCCCCGCCTCCATATATCCCGCGCTCACGCAGGGCGGATGGGGTACGGGCCACTGCCTTGGCCTACTCCTCCAGCTGCAGTGATCACTGGCCGCCTTCCCAGTCGCTCCCAAGTCGTCGCGACAGCGGCAAACCGATTCATTGCCATCCATCGCCCTGCTTGCTCTCGCCCCGGCCGCTTCTATATAGCCCCGTCCTGCCGATCACATTCCATATTGCACCACCTCTCCTGTCCTCACCTCACCTCTCGCTGCGCTCCGGCGATCGAGCTTGGCTAGCTTGGCGATGGAGGCAGGGACGTgggcggtggtggtggcggcggcggccgcgtACCTGGCGTGGTTCTGGCGGATGTCGCGCGGGCTCAGCGGCCCCAGGGTGTGGCCGCTGGTGGGTAGCCTGCCGGGGCTGCTGCAGCACGCGGAGGACATGCACGAGTGGATCGTCGGCAACCTGCGCCGCACCGGCGGCACCTACCAGACCTGCATCTTCGCGGTGCCCGGCGTGGCCCGCCGCGGCGGGCTGGTCACGGTCACCTGCGACCCCAGGAACCTGGAGCACGTCCTCAAGGCGCGCTTCGACAACTACCCCAAGGGCCCCttctggcacggcgtcttcagcGACCTGCTCGGCGACGGCATCTTCAACTCCGACGGCGACACCTGGGTCGCGCAGCGCAAGACGGCCGCGCTCGAGTTCACCACGCGCACGCTCCGCACCGCCATGTCCCGCTGGGTCTCCCGCTCCATCCACCACCGCATGCTCCCCATCCTGTCCGACGCGGCGGCCTCCGGCGCGCACGTCGACCTGCAggacctcctcctccgcctcacCTTCGACAACATCTGCGGCCTCGCCTTCGGCAAGGACCCGGAGACGCTCGCCCGCGGCCTCCCCGAGAACGCCTTCGCCACCTCCTTCGACAGCGCCACCGAGGCCACGCTCAACCGCTTCATCTTCCCGGAGTGCGTGTGGCGGTGCAAGAAGTGGCTGGGGCTCGGCATGGAGACCACGCTGGCGCGCAGCGTCGCGcacgtcgaccgctacctctccgCCGTCATCAAGACGCGcaagctcgagctcgccggcaaGAGCGACGGGTCCACGCCGCACGACGACCTCCTGTCGCGCTTCATGCGCAAGGGGACCTACTCCGACGACTCCCTGCAGCACGTGGCGCTCAACTTCATCCTCGCCGGCCGCGACACCTCCTCGGTGGCGCTCTCCTGGTTCTTCTGGCTGGTCTCCACCCACCCGGACGTGGAGCGCAAGATCGTGCGCGAGCTCTGCGCCGTCCTGGCGGCGTCCCGCGGCGCAGACGACCCGGCATTATGGCTGGCCGCCCCGTTCGACTACGAGGAGCTGGACCGCCTCGTGTACCTCAAGGCGGCGCTCTCGGAGACCCTCCGGCTGTACCCGTCCGTGCCGGAGGACTCCAAGCACGTGGTCGCCGACGACTACCTCCCCGACGGCACGTTCGTGCCGGccgggtcgtcggtgacgtactCCATCTACTCGGCGGGGCGCATGAAGACGGTGTGGGGGGAGGACTGCCTGGAGTTCCGGCCGGAGCGGTGGCTGTCGGCCGACGGCACCAAGTTCGAGCCGCACGACTCGTACAGGTTCGTGGCGTTCAACGCCGGGCCGCGCATATGCCTGGGCAAGGACCTGGCGTACCTGCAGATGAAGAACATCGCCGGGAGCATCCTCCTCCGGCACCGCCTGGCCGTGGCGCCGGGGCACCGCGTGGAGCAGAAGATGTCGCTCACGCTGTTCATGAAGCACGGGCTCCGGATGGTGGTGCGCCCGCGCGACCTCGCCCCGACCCTCGACGAGCTCCCCGCCGCGGCACCCGCCGTCGCGGCCTGCGCGTAGAAGATCGATGTGTATGGACCCCCGGCGCCGTGCATGCATGCTCCACGTACGGTTCGTGCCATATGGGGAAGGTCCGGAGGACGAAGTTGGAAGTGGCAAGAAAACTGTGTAGATACACGAGTCCAACACACCAACAGGTACTACTTAGTAGGTGAGTATATCTACATCGGGATAAAGGGATCTGTCTAAAAATATCCAAATCAGAAAGAAAGGGAAACACACAGGGGCAACAAACAATAATGCTCCTCTCCTGTACTGTAATGTACTGTACTGAACTACGTGTGACAGATTAGAAGTGTATAAGCTCCAAATTCGTCTGGGCGGTTTGTGTTAATGCGCCGccgattgttgttgttgttggcaGGGAGGTTGCGTGTGCAAATGCGAGGTGAAACATACAACTCGATCGAGTGATTATTTTCTGGATGGACCCGTTGGTCCGGGCTTATTAATTCTTCCCCGTTCTATTTCTGGCGTCTTGATTGCCGGTAGCTCGCTGCTCATGGCGTTATTGCACGAGGTGGAGATGAGATCAGTGTACATCGCTGTTGTCCATCTTAAGGTTGTTTGAGGCTCGTGCACGGGACCGAGAGAGCGATTTGATAGTGGGAGTTTCTTTGTTGAGGGAGTTCGATACATCAAACTCTGATCCAGGACAGTGCATCAAAGAGGCAATACAAACTGATAAAGAATTTCGACGTGCCTTTTCATTCTCATTTGATTATTTGATCATTTTCCGGTCGCAAATTTATGTTCGCGAGCTTCTTTTTCAATTAATAAAGGGCCCACACGGCCCCATTTTTATTATGAAATGAAAATGGAACTGAAAATGGAGTATGATGCAACAGCCAAAGCATCAAAAGCAAAAAAGGAAAAGGTTAGGGCATCTTCAATGTAGACCCCTAGAACGGACCTTCCAACCATGTACCTCAAATGTCCGCATCGATCTCAAATGGAATTTGAACAAACCGGATGATTTCATTTAAAACCAACCAAATTCATTACATTTTTCGACATATTTCAACTAAACAAAAAGCGGATGACACTTTTTTAACCTAGTCTAAATCTTGCCGACCTTGGAGGCGTCCGTGTTCCCGGTCTTGTCTTCCCCATGTCCGGCAAGCTCAACAGTCGTGAGCCCCGGGAAGTGAAGCCGCGCGAGGGGAAGAGTAGGACGCGGGACACCGGATGGGCATCTCCTACTCTTCCTCACCAGAGTCCGTCGTGTGGGCAACACCACACGTAGACGGGCCGGCCTCGTGGTCGTTGCAGCCAGGCACGAACCGCGCCGGCGGTGCGAACGACGTGGAGCTGGCTACGCGTGCGATCGCCTGCGCCTCCGCTTTGTCCGCCTTCGTGATCTCACATGAACATATCATAAATACTTATTGTCAACTCTTTTCTTATATGTAGGAATTAGAATATATTGATAACTTGCACACAAATTACTCAAAAGATATACTCTTCCGTACTGTGCAAGAACAAGTGTAAACAGTGCAACTTTAGTACTAACAATTATGATTTAAGTATATTAACAAAAAGTGAATTCCATTTTAAGTTCGAAACACAAATTTAAGTAGTGTCATAAGATTGCAGCATGAAAACCGATTGCAGCATGAAAACCCTGGCATTTGTTGTTCGCTCTAGAACTTTTACTACCCATCTCAGCTTTTCTTGGTTTCCTTGTGTTTTCTGCAAAATCGTCCAATCATTCATCCATCTAGCAATCATGTCAATAGGGACACAAGGGTCCGAAATTTTCTTATTTTTTCGCGAATATGCAAAAGCTTTGCGTATCATTGCATTGATAGGTGCAAGAGTACTAGGGACGTGGCGCGGTGGAAGAGGTGGTTTAGGACGTTGACGATCACGAAGAGCACGGGGGACACGGGGTCGCCCTGACGAAGCCCCTTGCAATGGTGGATCGGCGGCCCCGGGAGCCCGTTGATGAGCACTCTAGTACTAGCCGTGGAGATGAGGATGGAGATCTGAAAGTGCgctatatcgactagaggggggtgaataggcgatttttacaaattcgtcactgaggaatctcagggtgaggaaattcctaagcaacGAACTACTTAGGAGCGGAATAAGTACTTAGATGCAAGCATAACAGAGTagtagcacagtcatcatgatgaaatgaaaacaagcacagagtacaagtaGCGTAAACACAAGATAGCAGGCTGAAGACAAGGTGACTGAAGAAATAGGATtcaggaaattgagaaagtcttcagtcaaagtcttcaaatagtaacgatcaagtacttcagcatatgaatgaggaaatgaaagggttgaggaaataggaCCAGTAGCTCGGTAAAGACAGTGacttggtagaccagttccaactgctgtgacaatcgtacgtctggttggagcggctaggtatttaaacctgaggacacacagtcctcatcgtattctccttgagctaaggtcacacagacctcgcccaatcactcatggtaagtcttcaggtgacttccaaactttcacagactcggtcactcggcgatccacaatttcctcttggatgcactagaccatgacgcctaaccgtctggaggatgcacagtcctcaaaggtaacaagcgtcagttccacacaggaacaatctcttcagtgatactcaatcactttgggtttttaggtgtttgggtttgggttttcctcacctgatgattttcgctcaaagtcctcagaggatgggacgctctcaattgacaagtgtcagtttctctcggagcagccaagccagctagtggttgtagggggcgacaatttatagcctagggagcagcccaacatgataagacataaatgcccttcaatgatatgaacGTTAGGTcagtagatattttgggacagctggcgcatagcacagcagcagtcggaaatttgagtatcaaattcctcagggctatcatgttccttacttgtaggcaatccgcactcgCGAATTCCTAAATCCACAGTCAGAataaattcctcagagaccagaagatcttcgtctttgtcactgaagaaattgactgaactgtatgagatttctaatggcttcactcgaaaggattggaaggtgtaggattttgagatgagcattacttggaaatttttccttagttttacctcgaccccctttaacagtacggtgtttcctatgactcaagaaagagaaaacgaaactacgaaaacaaaagtcttcacgctacatattcctcgcatgaatatcaagtcttcaggATCACACCAaattcttcactttcaaagtcttcagaaagccaaagtctttagtggaagacattcatttttaggggtcgactttctctgtaaatatcaaactcctcatagacttatagacctgtgtacactcgcaaactcattagtcccttaacctataagtcttcaatacaccaaaatcactaagcggcactagatgcacttacaatctccccctttttgatgattgatgacaatataggttaagttttcaacggggataaacatatgaagtgtaaatactgatattgaggaatttgattgcaagatattgaagaactccccctgaagaagTGCATATGTGAGGAATTTGCCTTGAATAGCAATTGCACATTttagagtagaatcatggagatctccccctatatcttgtaattcatacacgcatttaacatatgatatgaagaatttgaaatgcatgatgaaatatggtgtgtgatgtaattcagcatgcgtgcattaacatatatgaggaaatagtgaaggaaatatgccctagaggcaataatgaagttattatttatatttccttatatcatgataaatgtttattattcatgctaaaattgtattaaccggaatcttagtacatgcgtgaatacatagacaaaacagaatgtccctagtatgcctctacttgattagctcgttaatcaaagatggttaagtttcctcaccatatacatgtgttgtcatttgatgaatgggatcacatcattaggagaatgatgcgatggacaagacccatccgttatcttagcatgttgatcgtttagttttattgctattgctttcttcatgacttatacatattcctttgactatgagattatgcaactcccgaataccggaggaacaccttgtatgctatcaaatgtcacaacgtaactgggtgatgataaagatgctctacaggtgtctctgaaggtgtttgttgggttggcatagatcgagattaggatttgtcactccgagtatcggagaggtatctctaggccctctcggtaatgatcatcactataagccttgcaagcaatgtgactaatgagttagttgcaggatgatgcattacggaacgagtaaagagacttgccgataacgagattgaactaggtatgaggataccgacgatcgaatctcgggcaagtaacataccgatgacaaagggaatgacgtatgttgttatgcggtttgaccgataaagatcttcatagaatatgtaggagccaatatgagcatccaggttccgctattggttattgaccggagatgtgtctcggtcatgtctacatacttctcgaacccgtagggtccgcacgcttaacattcgatgatgatttgtattatgagttatgtgatttgatgaccgaagtttgttcggagtcccggatgagatcacagacatgacgaggagtctcgaaatggtcgagaggtaaagattcatatattgtaaGGTTGCATTttgacatcggaatggttccgagtggttcggacATTATTCCGGAGAACCGGGAGGTaattaccggaaccccccgggagaagtattgggcctattgggccttattggaggaGGTGAGAAAGGCCACGTGAGAGGGGTGACCCCCTTGCCctaaccgaattggactaggggagggggcggggcatgccggccacgggaggcaggagcatgcggcacgaccggcgctgctttgggcggctggagcaacaagaccagaggtggaagaagcactacggccgttggatggacatagtacggtcactggagctagaatcgttcatattgactaagttgacaaagcactccgtccccgtcaacttattaggcccacaagtcagcctcccaccaaggtgggtcccaaccagcagggggagttttcatttttttgtgcgtaataaggaggcacttccggtgggtccgagctgacagcggggggaacgttttttcgcgcaatacggtggcccgtccggtgggtcccagcagtcagggggcaaacgttttttcgcgaaatacggtggcccgtccggtgggtccctgctgtcaggtggaggaatcattattttccgcgtaataaggagacacttccttgctgccgtcgtggacccagctgtcagcctctccacgtacagtccacgtccgatggaagctgttccttgaccacgttgaccatgtcgcgccgagagcaccagggcggtggacgacggcgaggcctaggaaggggacgatgcggaaccggggaagacgcggcagtggaagcccgtgcggagaggggtatgagggttcactggttcggctgcggtgtgaggctgtcgtcgccgcggaataacagggggtgtgggtgagtagagggatggcctggccagcggtgggagtagtagggggcggtgaggcctccgcggcatcacagccggccacgggaggcaggagcacgcggcacgaccggcgctgctttgggcggctggagcaagaagaccagaggttgaagaagcactacggccgttggatggacatcgtacggtcactgcagctagaatcgttcatattgactaagttgacaaagcccttggtacacgtcaacttagtaggcccacaggtcagcttccgaaacggtgcgatCCAGATGTcggggggaggaatcattttttgggcgggtgaagctagaatatccgaggttgaagaagaagcacggcatccgttggatggacatccaacggccactgctgctagaaccttgtgttgactataataagttgacaaagccttgcatacgcgtcaacttctttttttaggggacgcgtcaacttagtaggcccacaagtatgtgggagagaacttatagcccatttgcgatttgtaagaatgtacagcccatttttgaattctaatggaatttactacaacccatttacaatttgttaaaagtacaacccattttctagctaggaaaacgattaataatttcaaccaaccgttcaagacagaattcaataaaaatttcccacattttgatgggatccgaaatatttttatcccgaattttctagtcagattaaatataaatttgtattacataaaaatctaacaaaacattgcgcgcgcaacaattaaaaattaagattttcaaaatccataaataatattttataaactaattccgtgcttggtgcatttttttatagttactgcctagtttttataattacatcccatttattatttttaaagcccattttcctgttaagcctaatgcatccctcctaggaaagatttgcagcccagcggggcggagaataacaagttgaccttgcatgggtattcctcaaaaaaacgtatagctgggctagccatttt contains:
- the LOC109741799 gene encoding cytochrome P450 86A22 — translated: MEAGTWAVVVAAAAAYLAWFWRMSRGLSGPRVWPLVGSLPGLLQHAEDMHEWIVGNLRRTGGTYQTCIFAVPGVARRGGLVTVTCDPRNLEHVLKARFDNYPKGPFWHGVFSDLLGDGIFNSDGDTWVAQRKTAALEFTTRTLRTAMSRWVSRSIHHRMLPILSDAAASGAHVDLQDLLLRLTFDNICGLAFGKDPETLARGLPENAFATSFDSATEATLNRFIFPECVWRCKKWLGLGMETTLARSVAHVDRYLSAVIKTRKLELAGKSDGSTPHDDLLSRFMRKGTYSDDSLQHVALNFILAGRDTSSVALSWFFWLVSTHPDVERKIVRELCAVLAASRGADDPALWLAAPFDYEELDRLVYLKAALSETLRLYPSVPEDSKHVVADDYLPDGTFVPAGSSVTYSIYSAGRMKTVWGEDCLEFRPERWLSADGTKFEPHDSYRFVAFNAGPRICLGKDLAYLQMKNIAGSILLRHRLAVAPGHRVEQKMSLTLFMKHGLRMVVRPRDLAPTLDELPAAAPAVAACA